A stretch of the uncultured Trichococcus sp. genome encodes the following:
- a CDS encoding MurR/RpiR family transcriptional regulator: protein MLIREKMETIKFSPAEKEVVDYLLRYPEVLHEKTMQEIAEETYTQPSTLIRIAKKLGFTGWVECKKAYQEEHDYLTRNFVDIDANLPFKANDSIMTISKKMASLGQSTIEDTLSLIHHDSLQQAKQMLLKAKHIQIFATNANMLIPQDFALKMNRIKHHTAVSTIKGEDVYTAYTCPEGTCAILISYTGESNPMMQIANILKAEGIPTIGITSIGDNYLSRAVDCYLPITTREKLYSKIGNFTVNLSIIYLLDVLYSVVFAENYEENLSHIIRIGRIADKRKTSSDIMQEDTGGEKA, encoded by the coding sequence ATGCTGATACGCGAAAAAATGGAAACCATCAAGTTTTCTCCGGCTGAAAAAGAAGTCGTGGACTACCTGCTGCGTTATCCGGAAGTGTTGCATGAAAAGACGATGCAGGAGATCGCAGAGGAAACCTATACGCAGCCTTCCACGCTGATCCGCATCGCCAAAAAATTGGGCTTTACCGGATGGGTGGAATGCAAAAAGGCTTACCAAGAGGAGCACGACTATCTGACCCGCAATTTCGTCGACATCGATGCCAACCTGCCGTTCAAAGCGAACGACTCGATCATGACAATCAGTAAAAAGATGGCCTCGCTCGGACAATCAACTATAGAGGATACACTGTCGCTGATCCACCACGACTCGTTGCAGCAGGCGAAACAGATGCTCCTGAAGGCTAAGCATATCCAAATCTTCGCCACCAACGCCAATATGCTCATCCCGCAGGACTTTGCCTTGAAGATGAACCGGATTAAGCATCACACGGCCGTCTCTACCATCAAAGGCGAAGACGTCTACACAGCCTATACCTGTCCCGAAGGCACCTGTGCCATCTTGATTTCCTATACCGGCGAAAGCAACCCGATGATGCAAATCGCGAATATTTTGAAAGCTGAAGGTATCCCCACGATCGGAATCACGAGTATCGGCGACAACTACCTTTCACGCGCGGTAGACTGCTATCTGCCGATTACGACGCGCGAGAAACTATATTCAAAGATCGGAAACTTCACGGTCAACCTTTCCATCATCTACCTGCTCGACGTCCTCTACTCAGTCGTATTTGCTGAAAATTACGAGGAAAATCTGTCCCATATCATTCGCATTGGCAGGATCGCCGACAAACGCAAAACCAGCTCGGATATCATGCAGGAGGACACTGGCGGGGAAAAGGCTTAG
- a CDS encoding 6-phospho-beta-glucosidase translates to MTKGVKIVTIGGGSSYTPELMEGFIKRYDELPIREIWLVDIEAGKEKLEIVGAMAQRMWDASPYDVKIHLTLDRREALKDADFVTTQFRVGLLNARIKDERIPFSYGMLGQETNGAGGMFKAFRTIPIILQIVEDMKELCPNAWLVNFTNPSGMVTEAVVRYGKWDRVMGLCNVPVMATMTEPKALGVEKEDLIYKFAGLNHFHWHKVADDKGNDITHKVIDAMFDKDAGLPKNIHDIPFYREQLEQMGMIPCGYHRYYYREEEMLEHGLEEFNGEGTRAQQVKQTEAELFELYKDPNLDHKPEQLQKRGGAYYSDAACETIAAIYANKDTQIVVSTKNNGAVPDLPADCVVEVTAYVGAQGARNVAFGELPTAEKGWLQVMKAMELLTIEAAVTGDYGTALQAFTINPLIRSGETAIKIMNELFIAHKKHLPQFAETIARLEAEGVTVKDEIAKDLD, encoded by the coding sequence ATGACAAAAGGCGTTAAAATTGTAACAATCGGCGGAGGAAGCAGCTACACACCTGAACTAATGGAAGGTTTCATCAAACGTTACGATGAACTGCCTATCCGCGAAATCTGGTTAGTGGATATCGAAGCAGGGAAAGAAAAATTGGAAATCGTAGGCGCAATGGCACAACGTATGTGGGATGCATCCCCATATGATGTGAAAATACATCTGACTTTGGACCGCAGAGAAGCATTGAAAGATGCTGACTTCGTAACGACCCAATTCCGCGTCGGCTTACTGAACGCACGTATCAAAGATGAGCGTATTCCATTCTCCTATGGCATGCTAGGGCAAGAAACGAATGGTGCCGGCGGAATGTTCAAGGCTTTCCGTACGATTCCGATCATTTTGCAAATCGTTGAAGATATGAAAGAACTGTGCCCGAATGCATGGTTGGTCAACTTCACAAATCCAAGCGGTATGGTAACAGAAGCAGTTGTCCGCTATGGTAAATGGGACAGAGTAATGGGCTTGTGTAACGTACCGGTTATGGCTACAATGACTGAACCAAAAGCATTAGGCGTCGAAAAAGAGGACCTGATCTACAAATTTGCAGGCTTGAACCACTTCCACTGGCACAAAGTCGCTGACGACAAAGGCAACGACATCACTCATAAAGTGATCGATGCCATGTTCGACAAAGATGCTGGCTTACCGAAAAATATCCATGACATTCCTTTCTACAGGGAACAATTGGAACAAATGGGCATGATCCCATGCGGCTACCACCGTTACTACTACCGTGAAGAAGAAATGCTGGAACATGGCTTGGAAGAGTTCAACGGCGAAGGCACGCGCGCTCAACAAGTGAAGCAGACTGAAGCTGAATTGTTCGAATTGTACAAAGATCCGAACTTGGACCACAAACCGGAACAATTGCAAAAACGTGGGGGAGCGTACTACTCCGATGCTGCCTGCGAGACAATCGCAGCCATCTACGCCAACAAAGACACGCAAATCGTTGTATCGACCAAAAACAATGGCGCTGTTCCTGACCTGCCAGCTGACTGCGTAGTCGAAGTAACAGCTTACGTTGGTGCACAAGGCGCTCGTAACGTTGCTTTCGGAGAATTGCCGACTGCTGAAAAAGGCTGGTTGCAAGTGATGAAAGCGATGGAGTTGTTGACGATCGAAGCGGCTGTAACAGGCGACTACGGTACAGCATTGCAAGCATTCACAATCAACCCGTTGATCCGTTCAGGCGAAACGGCAATCAAAATCATGAACGAATTGTTCATCGCGCATAAAAAACACTTGCCGCAATTCGCTGAAACGATCGCTCGTTTGGAAGCGGAAGGCGTGACCGTCAAAGACGAAATCGCAAAAGACTTGGACTAA
- a CDS encoding LysR family transcriptional regulator has product MYNHQLDTFIKVADSGSFNKAAEELYVSPNAVMKQINLLENSLGFDLFIRTHRGVRLTPAGESLYRDAKYLIQYAKDSIVRAEKRVAEPKHVLRIGTSLTTPVQFLVNLWPQIRQHNPDLKFELVSFENTPENAREIMNHFGRNIDLVAGIYSEKILSERNCSALKLYDTPLCAAVPFHHRLAAKDEIKVEDLLYETVMLIRRGYMSAFDEVRDVLAENYPQIQIEDFSFFDVNVFNKCENDNAVLIGVKEWGNVHPLLEIIPISWDHTIPMGILYSNKPSDDVKEFLKIISQLYAIRP; this is encoded by the coding sequence ATGTACAATCATCAATTGGACACTTTCATTAAAGTTGCCGATTCCGGCAGTTTCAATAAAGCCGCAGAAGAGTTGTATGTATCGCCGAATGCGGTCATGAAGCAGATCAATCTTCTGGAAAACAGTCTGGGATTTGACTTGTTTATCAGAACGCATCGGGGCGTCCGCTTGACACCGGCCGGCGAATCGTTGTACCGGGATGCGAAATATCTCATCCAGTATGCCAAGGATTCCATCGTCCGAGCCGAGAAGAGGGTGGCTGAGCCGAAGCACGTGCTGCGGATCGGCACCTCGTTGACGACTCCGGTCCAATTCCTAGTGAATCTCTGGCCGCAGATCCGCCAACACAATCCGGATCTGAAATTCGAACTGGTATCATTCGAGAACACGCCCGAGAATGCGCGGGAAATCATGAATCATTTCGGCAGGAACATCGACCTGGTCGCCGGCATCTACAGCGAGAAGATCCTGAGCGAGCGGAACTGTTCGGCATTGAAGTTGTATGATACACCCCTATGTGCGGCGGTTCCTTTCCATCATCGCTTGGCAGCGAAGGATGAAATCAAGGTAGAGGATCTTTTATATGAAACGGTCATGCTCATCAGACGCGGCTACATGAGTGCCTTTGATGAAGTCAGAGATGTTTTGGCAGAAAACTATCCGCAGATCCAAATAGAAGATTTTTCATTTTTCGATGTGAATGTCTTCAATAAATGTGAAAACGACAATGCGGTTCTGATTGGTGTGAAAGAATGGGGAAACGTCCATCCGTTGTTGGAAATCATCCCGATCAGCTGGGACCATACGATTCCGATGGGTATCCTGTATTCAAACAAGCCATCCGATGATGTGAAAGAATTTCTGAAAATCATCAGCCAGCTATACGCGATCCGGCCATAA
- the tnpB gene encoding IS66 family insertion sequence element accessory protein TnpB (TnpB, as the term is used for proteins encoded by IS66 family insertion elements, is considered an accessory protein, since TnpC, encoded by a neighboring gene, is a DDE family transposase.), with protein sequence MIVDYTKVKHIYLVCGKTDMRKSIDGLAALVQDQFDMNVFDDCLFLFCGGGRNKYKALHWDGDGFILLYKRLENGVIQWPRSSSEVRNISQQELRWLLEGLSIEQPKAIKKVTPGYFH encoded by the coding sequence ATGATTGTTGATTACACCAAGGTTAAGCACATTTATCTTGTTTGCGGAAAAACCGATATGCGTAAGTCAATTGATGGCCTGGCTGCTCTTGTTCAGGATCAATTTGATATGAATGTGTTCGATGACTGTCTTTTCCTGTTCTGTGGAGGTGGCAGGAATAAATACAAAGCTCTCCACTGGGATGGAGACGGATTTATACTGCTCTACAAACGTTTGGAGAACGGCGTGATTCAATGGCCGCGATCGAGCTCAGAGGTTAGGAATATTTCCCAGCAAGAGCTGCGGTGGTTATTGGAGGGGTTATCTATAGAACAGCCGAAGGCAATTAAAAAGGTAACCCCTGGATATTTCCATTAA
- a CDS encoding YcjF family protein: protein MKKLFRKKTNTEETGNPGKEKLVQVQVESELPASELKQEEKEFESFFSEVLKKLPQKTSTSILSAYDKSKEQAEKILDKSKNQFDGIFDEFLNGVDEEKRKKCHKTVHAAALTAAIIGCSPIPFSDAFLLVPVQLTMMSRLHKIFGQSWSESLGKSLSRELIVVGFGRAAVGNILKLVPAVGTVAGAAINGAVASTITESLGWVTVKMLNDGEDIFDQAMSFKGQFDTLFKTLQNSSKSSNKK, encoded by the coding sequence ATGAAAAAATTATTCAGGAAAAAGACGAATACCGAGGAAACAGGAAATCCGGGGAAAGAGAAGCTAGTGCAAGTACAAGTTGAATCAGAACTTCCTGCCAGTGAACTGAAGCAAGAAGAAAAAGAATTTGAGTCCTTCTTCTCTGAAGTATTAAAAAAATTACCGCAAAAGACATCAACCAGTATCCTAAGCGCTTATGACAAGTCAAAAGAGCAGGCTGAAAAAATCCTCGATAAAAGTAAAAATCAATTTGATGGAATCTTCGACGAATTTCTGAATGGTGTCGACGAAGAGAAACGCAAGAAATGTCATAAGACTGTTCACGCCGCGGCTTTGACAGCAGCCATAATCGGTTGCTCGCCAATCCCGTTTTCAGATGCTTTCTTGCTGGTTCCCGTCCAATTAACCATGATGTCTCGTCTGCACAAAATATTCGGTCAATCATGGTCCGAAAGCCTTGGGAAAAGCTTATCCAGGGAATTGATCGTTGTTGGTTTTGGCAGAGCTGCAGTCGGCAATATCCTGAAATTGGTTCCTGCGGTAGGCACTGTTGCAGGTGCCGCAATTAACGGTGCCGTTGCCAGCACCATAACAGAATCTTTAGGTTGGGTAACCGTGAAAATGTTGAATGACGGCGAAGATATTTTTGACCAAGCCATGTCCTTCAAGGGGCAGTTCGATACGTTGTTCAAAACGCTTCAGAACTCCAGTAAGTCCTCTAACAAAAAATAA
- a CDS encoding NAD(P)H-dependent oxidoreductase: protein MSTPELRAQIIEAHQSRYATKSFDPAKKIAEEDWETIIESARLSPSSFGYEPWKFLLINNQEIKDDLKGIAAGAVNSLNGASHFVIALARKNVTIESEHVRHIVEDVLGAEFAIDSPRSQYFDNFQKNNQQLTDERTLYDWASKQTYIAMANMMTTAALLGIDSCPIEGFNKANVEKYLSEKGLVDLNAFGVSYMLGLGYRNEPITPKKRQALDEILEVID from the coding sequence ATGTCGACACCTGAATTAAGAGCACAAATCATCGAAGCGCATCAAAGCCGCTATGCCACCAAATCCTTCGATCCGGCGAAAAAGATTGCAGAGGAAGATTGGGAAACGATCATTGAATCAGCACGCTTATCGCCGAGTTCCTTTGGGTATGAGCCGTGGAAGTTCCTTTTGATTAACAATCAGGAAATCAAGGACGACTTGAAGGGGATCGCTGCGGGTGCCGTCAACAGTTTGAACGGCGCCAGCCATTTCGTCATTGCACTGGCAAGAAAGAATGTGACGATCGAAAGTGAGCATGTCCGGCACATTGTGGAGGATGTGCTCGGCGCGGAATTTGCGATTGACTCGCCGCGCAGCCAGTATTTCGATAATTTCCAGAAGAATAATCAACAGTTGACGGACGAGCGCACCTTGTACGATTGGGCCTCCAAGCAGACCTACATCGCGATGGCCAACATGATGACCACGGCAGCTCTTTTGGGAATCGACAGCTGTCCGATCGAGGGCTTCAATAAAGCTAATGTTGAGAAATACCTGTCGGAAAAAGGTCTGGTCGACCTTAACGCGTTCGGCGTTTCCTACATGCTCGGGTTGGGCTACCGCAACGAACCGATCACGCCGAAGAAACGGCAGGCTTTGGATGAAATTTTGGAAGTCATCGATTAG
- a CDS encoding aldo/keto reductase: MKTRVLGQGLEVSAIGLGCMGMDHAYGAPADREEMIKLIRRAVELGCNFFDTAVVYGEANEVLLGKALEIYNREDVVIATKFGIYGQKIVDGKPENLLNSKPDSIREQLEGSLVRLGVAYIDLYYQHRVDPEVEPEVVAGVMKELVAEGKIKHWGLSNAPLDYLRRAHAVCPVTCIENQYSMVFREPEKETFDVCEELGIGFVAYSPLGNGFLSGKYDANTVYPEGDFRNKMGRFSPEVMQKNQALLDLLKEIADSKNATSAQIVLAWELAQKPWIVPIPGTTKMHRLEENLGGAAIELGRQELQDINAALDALDIDETHF, from the coding sequence ATGAAAACAAGAGTATTGGGACAAGGATTGGAAGTATCGGCGATCGGGCTGGGCTGCATGGGGATGGATCATGCCTACGGGGCGCCGGCCGACAGGGAAGAAATGATCAAACTGATCCGGCGCGCTGTCGAATTGGGCTGCAATTTCTTTGATACCGCAGTTGTCTACGGTGAAGCGAATGAAGTGTTGTTGGGCAAAGCCTTGGAAATTTATAACCGCGAAGACGTGGTAATCGCCACCAAATTCGGCATCTACGGGCAAAAAATAGTTGACGGGAAACCTGAGAATTTGCTGAACAGCAAACCGGATTCCATCAGGGAACAACTGGAGGGATCGCTGGTGAGGTTGGGTGTTGCGTATATTGATCTGTATTACCAACACCGAGTTGATCCAGAGGTTGAACCGGAAGTGGTAGCCGGGGTGATGAAGGAACTGGTGGCTGAAGGGAAAATCAAACATTGGGGACTATCGAATGCGCCCTTGGATTACCTGAGGAGAGCGCACGCTGTTTGCCCTGTTACTTGTATCGAAAATCAATATTCGATGGTTTTCAGAGAACCGGAAAAAGAAACTTTTGACGTATGTGAAGAATTGGGCATCGGCTTTGTCGCGTACTCGCCACTCGGAAATGGGTTTTTGAGCGGGAAATATGATGCGAACACGGTGTATCCGGAAGGGGACTTCCGCAACAAAATGGGCCGCTTCAGCCCGGAAGTCATGCAGAAAAACCAGGCGCTGTTGGATCTGCTGAAAGAAATCGCCGACAGCAAGAACGCCACGAGTGCCCAAATCGTTTTGGCCTGGGAACTCGCACAAAAACCGTGGATCGTGCCGATCCCCGGAACGACAAAAATGCATCGCCTCGAGGAAAATTTGGGCGGAGCGGCCATCGAGTTGGGCCGACAGGAGTTGCAGGACATCAACGCCGCTTTGGATGCGCTGGATATCGATGAAACGCATTTCTGA
- a CDS encoding transposase → MITNNGLNNQLPNSLQAVFEELKILKHLRNAGIKKGSGFSCGYLFQLIFCFIFEGKNWFRMLESKKSDGLPCKDAVYRFLNSPTYNWRRFLLSLSAATISKVSVLTNHNRPKVLIIDDSAYERNRSKKVELLARCFDHSSQKMRFYKGFRMLTLGWSDGATFMPIDFSLLSSTKSNINGIDERIDKRTSGYKRRKEALETAPSAIPGMIQRALNSGVEASYVLMDTWFTQQPLIKSITEQGIDVIGMVKATNQRYLVNNQRVDLQQLYKLATPTNRRKDILRSIQTTMTNGVPVKVVFIRNRNNHSRWLAILSTDCSLTEQEIVRIYGMRWDIEVFFKATKSLLKLQKEMQGRSYDSLVSHTTIVFARYIVLSWQNRCNTDERTLGGMFYELCDELKELDWAVALQQLVEILEEAIEKSSKIFKKFIKCQLQQWFASLPNYIKAYLPILSCES, encoded by the coding sequence ATGATAACCAATAATGGCCTAAATAATCAACTACCAAATTCATTACAAGCTGTATTCGAAGAACTTAAGATCCTCAAACATTTGAGAAATGCTGGAATCAAGAAAGGTTCCGGATTTTCCTGTGGGTATTTATTCCAGCTGATTTTCTGCTTCATCTTTGAAGGTAAGAATTGGTTCAGAATGCTTGAAAGCAAGAAATCCGATGGATTGCCCTGTAAGGACGCTGTCTATCGTTTTTTGAACAGTCCAACCTACAATTGGCGCCGTTTTTTACTGTCCTTGAGTGCAGCCACAATCTCTAAAGTTAGTGTATTGACCAATCATAATCGACCAAAGGTCTTGATTATTGATGATTCTGCCTATGAGAGAAATCGCAGCAAAAAAGTAGAACTGCTTGCGCGCTGTTTTGATCATTCTTCACAGAAAATGCGCTTTTACAAAGGTTTCCGGATGCTTACACTTGGGTGGTCCGATGGCGCCACCTTTATGCCCATCGATTTTTCCCTGTTAAGCTCAACCAAATCCAATATTAACGGGATCGATGAACGAATTGACAAGCGCACCAGCGGGTATAAAAGACGGAAAGAAGCGCTTGAGACTGCGCCATCCGCTATCCCTGGCATGATTCAACGCGCCCTAAATTCCGGTGTTGAGGCTTCATACGTCCTTATGGACACCTGGTTCACGCAGCAACCATTGATCAAATCCATTACAGAGCAAGGGATTGATGTGATTGGAATGGTTAAAGCTACTAATCAGCGCTATTTAGTTAACAACCAGCGGGTGGATTTGCAGCAGCTTTACAAACTGGCTACACCGACAAACCGTCGTAAAGATATCTTGCGCTCCATCCAGACAACAATGACAAACGGTGTTCCCGTAAAGGTTGTCTTCATCAGAAACCGAAACAACCACAGCCGTTGGCTGGCTATATTAAGCACGGACTGTTCTCTCACGGAACAGGAAATTGTCCGTATTTATGGCATGCGTTGGGACATTGAGGTGTTCTTCAAGGCGACAAAGTCGCTTTTGAAACTGCAGAAAGAAATGCAAGGTCGCTCATATGATTCTCTCGTCAGCCACACTACGATTGTCTTTGCGCGATATATTGTATTGTCATGGCAGAATCGATGTAATACAGACGAACGAACATTGGGTGGCATGTTTTATGAACTGTGTGATGAATTGAAAGAACTTGATTGGGCTGTAGCATTACAGCAGTTAGTCGAAATTTTGGAGGAAGCTATAGAAAAATCATCAAAAATATTCAAAAAATTCATCAAATGTCAACTACAGCAATGGTTTGCAAGTTTGCCCAATTATATCAAGGCTTACTTGCCTATTTTGAGCTGCGAAAGTTGA
- a CDS encoding IS66 family transposase, with amino-acid sequence MTEMEQMLLEQNKQLITQIALLTEQVQVLTQKLYGRSSEKSTPADENQINLFNSEELNVFNEAEVVADKSAVEPKNAEQFERKRRTPGHKARLIKDLPVIEVDCLLHKDDSNCEWCNTDLRPIGREYIREEVEFIPAHLKVRKIYRHAYECPCCKKDGADAIVKAELPIPVIPKSLASASSVAWLLHQKYEMSLPFHRQEKEWQDYGIALSRTTMANWVIKAAELWLKPLYNLLHQKLLTANCLFVDETTTQVLREPNRKATSNSYMWLYRNSTDVDQQIILYQYSPTRAGENAEKFLSGYTGYIHCDGYEGYNKVKNVTRVGCLAHIRRKFHEGVPKASTGKKSQCEIGLDYCNTLFSIEKEIAHLPPEERLKKRKKKAIPVLKAFWGWVETTNALPNSVLGKALSYAKKQKPYLMNYLLDGECQISNNLAERNIRPFVVGRKAWNFYTSPKGAESSSIAYSIIETAKANDLNVFKYLTYLFKELPNTPFKEEPELLEDYLPWSQEVQANCK; translated from the coding sequence ATGACGGAGATGGAACAAATGTTGCTTGAGCAAAATAAGCAGTTGATTACGCAAATTGCTCTATTGACTGAACAAGTCCAAGTGCTAACGCAGAAACTGTATGGTCGTTCCAGCGAAAAAAGCACGCCTGCCGATGAAAATCAAATCAATCTATTCAACTCTGAAGAACTCAATGTTTTCAATGAGGCGGAAGTTGTAGCCGACAAGTCTGCAGTAGAGCCAAAAAATGCAGAACAATTTGAACGTAAAAGAAGAACTCCTGGTCATAAAGCGCGATTGATCAAGGATCTGCCTGTGATAGAGGTCGACTGTCTTCTCCATAAGGATGATTCCAACTGCGAATGGTGCAATACCGACTTGCGACCAATTGGTCGCGAATACATCCGCGAAGAGGTAGAATTCATCCCGGCACATCTTAAAGTTAGAAAAATCTATCGCCATGCCTACGAATGCCCTTGTTGTAAAAAGGACGGTGCAGATGCCATCGTGAAGGCAGAGTTACCGATACCAGTTATTCCTAAAAGCTTGGCCTCCGCTAGTTCGGTGGCTTGGCTATTACATCAAAAATATGAAATGTCTTTGCCGTTCCATCGCCAAGAGAAAGAATGGCAAGATTACGGTATTGCCTTGAGCCGAACTACAATGGCCAATTGGGTAATCAAAGCTGCCGAACTTTGGCTGAAGCCACTTTATAACCTGCTTCACCAGAAATTATTGACAGCCAACTGCCTGTTTGTTGATGAAACAACCACGCAAGTACTCCGTGAACCGAATAGAAAAGCAACTTCAAATTCGTATATGTGGCTCTATCGGAATAGCACGGATGTCGATCAACAAATCATTCTTTACCAGTATTCGCCTACGCGTGCAGGGGAAAATGCGGAGAAGTTTTTATCGGGGTATACGGGTTATATCCATTGTGATGGCTATGAGGGGTATAACAAGGTAAAGAATGTGACGCGTGTAGGTTGCCTTGCGCATATTCGGCGAAAATTCCACGAAGGAGTTCCTAAAGCCAGTACCGGCAAAAAGTCACAATGTGAAATTGGACTGGATTATTGCAACACACTTTTCAGTATTGAAAAAGAAATTGCACATCTGCCACCTGAGGAACGCTTGAAGAAAAGGAAAAAGAAGGCGATTCCGGTACTTAAGGCATTCTGGGGATGGGTAGAAACGACCAACGCGCTGCCAAATTCCGTTCTTGGAAAAGCACTTAGCTATGCCAAGAAACAGAAACCGTACCTGATGAATTACCTTTTGGACGGTGAATGCCAAATTTCGAACAATTTGGCGGAACGAAATATAAGACCGTTCGTGGTTGGCCGTAAAGCCTGGAACTTTTATACCAGCCCTAAGGGCGCTGAATCAAGCAGCATTGCCTACAGCATCATTGAGACTGCCAAAGCAAATGATCTGAATGTATTCAAATACCTGACGTATTTGTTCAAGGAACTTCCGAACACTCCCTTCAAAGAGGAGCCCGAACTTCTTGAGGATTATTTACCATGGAGTCAAGAAGTCCAGGCAAACTGCAAATAA
- a CDS encoding 3-deoxy-7-phosphoheptulonate synthase has product MGFKALSEKIDFELVKELSKLTPEQAEMKAARDKELHDIIEGKDERILLIIGPCSAHDEEAVMEYVRRLAKLQEKVKDKVFMVPRIYTNKPRTTGDGYKGLLHKQDPTGKSNLIQGIAAVRSLHNRVITETGLTTADEMLYPENLDFVDDLVSYHAIGARSVEDQQHRFVASGIDHPAGMKNPTSGNLKVMFNSVYAAQQKQKFIHNGVEVQSSSNPLAHVVLRGGLNEYGDNIPNYHYEDLVKVVKAYENGDYKNPFIVIDTNHDNSGKQHMEQIRIVKETMFNRSWNADIKRMARGFMIESYLVGGRQEDDGTVFGQSITDPCLGWEDTEELVQFIADNA; this is encoded by the coding sequence ATGGGATTCAAAGCATTGAGTGAAAAAATCGATTTCGAATTAGTCAAAGAATTATCCAAACTGACACCTGAGCAAGCAGAGATGAAGGCAGCCCGCGACAAAGAGTTGCACGACATCATCGAAGGCAAGGATGAGCGCATCCTGTTGATCATCGGACCTTGCTCCGCCCATGATGAAGAAGCGGTAATGGAATACGTGCGTCGTTTGGCGAAACTGCAGGAAAAAGTCAAAGACAAAGTGTTCATGGTTCCCCGCATCTATACAAACAAACCGCGTACGACCGGCGACGGATACAAAGGCTTGCTGCATAAACAAGATCCTACCGGCAAGAGCAATCTGATCCAAGGAATCGCTGCTGTGCGCAGCCTGCACAACCGTGTCATCACAGAAACAGGCCTGACGACAGCGGACGAAATGCTGTACCCGGAAAACCTGGATTTTGTGGATGATCTTGTCAGCTACCATGCAATCGGCGCGCGCTCCGTTGAGGACCAACAGCACCGTTTCGTTGCCAGCGGAATCGACCACCCGGCCGGCATGAAGAACCCGACCAGCGGCAACCTGAAAGTGATGTTCAATTCCGTGTACGCTGCCCAACAAAAGCAAAAATTCATCCATAACGGCGTCGAAGTGCAGTCCAGCTCCAATCCGTTGGCGCACGTCGTATTGCGCGGCGGCCTTAACGAGTACGGCGACAATATCCCGAACTACCACTACGAAGACCTAGTCAAAGTCGTCAAAGCGTACGAGAACGGGGACTACAAGAATCCGTTCATCGTCATCGACACGAACCACGACAACTCGGGCAAACAACACATGGAACAGATCCGCATCGTCAAAGAAACGATGTTCAACCGTTCATGGAACGCTGACATCAAGAGAATGGCGCGCGGCTTCATGATCGAGAGCTACCTAGTGGGTGGCCGCCAAGAAGACGACGGCACAGTCTTCGGCCAATCGATCACCGACCCATGCCTAGGCTGGGAAGATACCGAAGAATTGGTTCAATTCATCGCAGATAACGCGTAA
- a CDS encoding LrgB family protein, producing the protein MIDHLLETTKYFGLFISLGSFMIGLKLNKKYPYAFMNPLLIGTILVIGLILVLDIEVVVFQKSAQVLSDLLTPATICLAVPVYRQFKILRENSWVVLISCLAGMISGLVTIIGLALILQMSEITTLSTLARSITMAIALDTTELIGGVAGIIVAGVIFAGIFGTVVSGLIFKIFRIEEPIAKGLAMGAASHAMGTAESLKASELQGAMSSLAMVVSGVMMVGLIPLAALFVQ; encoded by the coding sequence ATGATTGATCATCTGTTGGAAACGACCAAATATTTCGGGCTTTTCATCAGCTTGGGCTCCTTCATGATCGGCTTGAAACTGAACAAAAAGTACCCCTACGCCTTCATGAACCCGTTGCTGATCGGGACGATACTGGTTATCGGCCTGATCCTTGTGTTGGATATCGAAGTTGTCGTTTTTCAAAAAAGCGCTCAAGTCTTGTCCGATCTCCTGACGCCGGCCACGATTTGCTTGGCCGTTCCGGTCTATCGGCAGTTCAAGATTTTGCGCGAGAACAGTTGGGTCGTCTTGATCAGTTGTCTGGCGGGGATGATCAGCGGTCTGGTCACGATCATCGGGTTGGCGCTGATCCTTCAGATGAGCGAAATCACGACACTTTCCACATTGGCACGCTCGATCACGATGGCTATCGCGTTGGATACGACCGAATTGATTGGCGGGGTCGCCGGTATCATAGTGGCGGGCGTCATCTTCGCCGGCATTTTCGGGACGGTGGTTTCCGGCCTGATTTTCAAAATCTTCAGGATCGAAGAACCGATCGCGAAAGGGTTGGCTATGGGTGCGGCTTCCCACGCTATGGGGACGGCTGAATCTTTGAAAGCAAGCGAACTGCAAGGTGCCATGAGCAGCTTGGCGATGGTTGTTTCCGGAGTCATGATGGTTGGATTGATCCCTCTTGCGGCATTGTTCGTCCAATAG